AAATCTGTTACAATTGCCAAAGACACAGAACCTATTACACCACCAAAAAGTCCGGTAACGATTCTTGCCGCAAGCAACGTCATGTAACTTGTTGAAAGCGCGCAGAAAACGGTACCAATGATGAATCCTGTATAGAAGAAGATTAAAAGTTTTTTTCTGTCAAATTTATCAGCAAAACCCGCTGCCATTAATCCCGAAATTCCGGCACTAAAAGCATAAGCAGAAACGGCAAAACCAAAGTTTGCGGTCGTCATATTCAGGGTTTTCATTAAGATATCTCCAAGCGGAGAAATGACCATAAAATCAAAGTATAACTGTAAATTGCAAAAGGGCTAATATGGCTATAATGATTTTTTGGTGTGAAGTAAAAGCGGGGCTGTCCCCAGAAGTTTTTTCCATATAAATTGGTTATTTTTTTTGATTAAGATAATTCCTGACATTCATGACCAAATTCGTTGATCATACCAATAATGGCGTCAGGTTTTAATACATTCGATACGACGCGAAGCACGCAATCAACATCTTCATGATCGATGCTCCATTGTTCTATATCCGAATGATTATCCAGCGTTCTGTGCATATCACAATCTGGATTGATTTGTTTAATATTTGTTTTGAAAATGTGTATTGTATTCAAATTCGTTTCCATAATTTTTCATGGTTTTAGTCCTTTAATTGTACTCTTAAAAGCTTCTTTCATAATCTCTTTGGTAAGTTTAAATGGTCTTCCTCCCATACTCTTACCCTCAGTATGCATATTCAACAATGTGTATAAAGGTCCGTAAGCCACTGACCAAAAAGCCTCAAATGTCATTGGGACAATTTCTTTTTTACGAAGTCCATTGTCAATAAACTCACTCATAATCTTTCTAAAATCTGCAAACTCTTTAATAGAATCCAGAATAGCTTCTGAATGAGGAGAATGTTTTATGATCTCAAAAAATGCAACTTCTTTCGGATATTTCATGGTAAAGTTGGCGCGGTTTTCCCACTGTCTCCATAA
This genomic window from Flavobacterium sp. 9 contains:
- a CDS encoding TetR/AcrR family transcriptional regulator, with translation MRVRDVDKEKLVIEMAIDQIVRDGFQGFSMNKLAKACSISVGTLYIYYKDKDDLIQKIGAIIALKFFTSTVKDFAPEMSFEEGLWRQWENRANFTMKYPKEVAFFEIIKHSPHSEAILDSIKEFADFRKIMSEFIDNGLRKKEIVPMTFEAFWSVAYGPLYTLLNMHTEGKSMGGRPFKLTKEIMKEAFKSTIKGLKP